The Nitrospiria bacterium genome includes a window with the following:
- a CDS encoding efflux RND transporter periplasmic adaptor subunit, whose translation MKAKNILIFLSGVLATLVFIGMTWYSGLFMGFMTSPEVPKMEDMAGMDMGGMEMEGMKNQSGMAQAAVMVAPSRKQLIGVKTKKVKEQTLETVIRTVGSVDYDERRVRQVNLRISGWITDLFVDYTGKFVKKGDPLFTLYSPDLVSTQEEYLLALKTLERVQASPVAHIRSGARSQVESARKRLLLWNLTDAQLEGLKEGQHPEVETKIYSPINGVVTKKMAVQGMYATPETNLYEIADLSVVWVFADIYEYELSAVKVGQSATATLTSYPGENFNGKVIYIYPYLNKETRTVKVRLEFPNPQGKFKPGMYGNVEIRVTPGKHIAVPQNALLDSGTRKLVFVDQGDGMYEPREVTVGHKTGQYYPVLAGLEAGESVVTSGTFLIDSESKLMAAANMMGMLGMGGIKMEQAQMGEMEMGGMEGMQGMEGMKGKEGMKMNQPSSPREQTVEGLTLTLATEPEPPKKGENRVRLTVQAQGSPVTDAAVTLAYTMAMPGMEIETVEVKHTKDGIYEAEVDFGMKGAWEIEASIVRGSGKPVKAKFTLKVK comes from the coding sequence ATGAAAGCCAAAAACATTTTAATATTCTTGAGCGGTGTTCTAGCGACACTGGTTTTTATAGGGATGACCTGGTATTCGGGGTTATTCATGGGATTTATGACATCTCCGGAAGTCCCAAAGATGGAGGATATGGCGGGGATGGATATGGGGGGAATGGAGATGGAAGGGATGAAAAATCAATCAGGAATGGCACAGGCGGCCGTCATGGTTGCCCCATCCCGCAAGCAGTTGATCGGGGTGAAGACCAAAAAGGTGAAGGAGCAAACCCTTGAGACGGTGATCCGCACGGTGGGAAGCGTCGACTATGATGAGCGTCGTGTTCGTCAGGTCAATCTCCGGATTTCGGGCTGGATTACCGACCTTTTTGTGGACTATACCGGAAAATTCGTAAAAAAAGGAGATCCGCTTTTTACCCTCTATAGTCCGGATTTGGTCTCGACTCAGGAAGAATATCTTCTCGCCCTTAAAACCCTTGAACGGGTTCAAGCCAGTCCTGTTGCCCATATCCGCAGCGGGGCCCGGTCCCAAGTGGAATCGGCGCGGAAGCGGCTTCTGTTATGGAATCTTACCGACGCGCAGCTCGAAGGCTTGAAAGAGGGACAGCATCCGGAAGTGGAGACCAAGATCTATTCCCCCATTAACGGGGTGGTGACCAAAAAGATGGCCGTCCAAGGAATGTATGCCACCCCGGAAACGAACCTCTATGAGATTGCCGATCTCTCGGTGGTGTGGGTCTTTGCGGATATTTATGAATATGAACTGTCGGCGGTGAAGGTCGGACAGTCTGCAACGGCAACTCTTACCTCCTATCCGGGTGAAAACTTCAACGGGAAGGTAATCTACATCTACCCCTATCTGAATAAAGAAACCCGGACGGTAAAGGTCCGTTTGGAGTTTCCAAATCCGCAGGGGAAATTCAAGCCGGGGATGTACGGAAATGTTGAGATTCGAGTAACACCCGGAAAACATATCGCGGTTCCTCAAAATGCGTTGCTGGATTCCGGGACGAGAAAGCTTGTGTTCGTGGATCAGGGGGATGGCATGTATGAGCCGAGAGAGGTGACGGTGGGTCATAAGACCGGGCAGTACTATCCCGTCCTTGCCGGTTTAGAAGCAGGAGAATCGGTTGTGACTTCGGGAACCTTCTTGATCGATTCCGAAAGCAAACTCATGGCCGCCGCCAATATGATGGGGATGCTGGGCATGGGGGGCATCAAAATGGAACAGGCCCAGATGGGCGAGATGGAGATGGGGGGTATGGAAGGGATGCAGGGCATGGAGGGAATGAAGGGGAAGGAAGGGATGAAGATGAATCAGCCTTCTTCTCCACGGGAACAGACCGTAGAGGGTCTGACCCTGACACTGGCGACCGAGCCTGAGCCGCCAAAGAAAGGTGAAAACCGAGTCCGTCTGACCGTTCAGGCCCAGGGATCTCCGGTGACCGATGCCGCTGTGACACTGGCCTACACCATGGCCATGCCCGGTATGGAAATTGAAACCGTGGAGGTGAAGCACACCAAGGACGGAATCTATGAGGCCGAGGTGGATTTCGGGATGAAGGGCGCTTGGGAGATTGAAGCCAGCATCGTTCGTGGTTCGGGAAAACCGGTGAAGGCGAAGTTCACCCTCAAGGTGAAATAG